The Canis lupus dingo isolate Sandy chromosome 26, ASM325472v2, whole genome shotgun sequence genome has a segment encoding these proteins:
- the MMAB gene encoding LOW QUALITY PROTEIN: corrinoid adenosyltransferase MMAB (The sequence of the model RefSeq protein was modified relative to this genomic sequence to represent the inferred CDS: inserted 1 base in 1 codon) yields MAVWGLGGRVGLRGGVGARGLLCPRFQSRRSQGVEDGDGPQSSSKTPRIPKIYTKTGDKGFSSTFTGERRPKDDQVFEAVGTTDELSSAIGFALEFITEKGHPFAEELQKIQCSLQDVGSALATPHSSAREAHLRHATFEAGPXLELEQWIDKYSNQLPPLTAFILPSGGKSSCALHFCRAVCRRAERRVVPLVQMGETDANVAKFLNRLSDYLFTLARYVAMKEGNQEKIYKKNDPSA; encoded by the exons ATGGCTGTGTGGGGCCTGGGAGGCCGCGTGGGCCTGCGCGGGGGCGTCGGCGCCCGTGGGCTACTGTGTCCCCGTTTCCAGAGCCGCCGCTCCCAGGGCGTGGAAGACGGGGACGG GCCACAGTCTTCCTCAAAGACACCCAGGATCCCCAAGATATACACCAAAACAGGAGACAAAG GGTTTTCTAGCACTTTCACTGGAGAAAGGAGACCTAAAGATGACCAAGTGTTTGAAGCCGTGGGAACTACAGATGAATTAAGTTCAGCTATTGG aTTTGCTTTGGAATTCATCACAGAAAAAGGCCACCCCTTTGCTGAAGAGCTTCAGAAA ATCCAGTGCTCGCTGCAGGACGTCGGCTCTGCCCTGGCGACACCGCACTCTTCGGCCAGGGAGGCTCACTTAA GACATGCTACATTTGAGGCAGGGC ATCTGGAGCTGGAGCAGTGGATTGACAAATATTCCAACCAGCTCCCACCACTCACGGCTTTTATTCTGCCG TCAGGGGGCAAGAGCAGCTGTGCACTGCACTTCTGTCGGGCTGTGTGCCGCCGAGCAGAGAGACG CGTGGTGCCGCTTGTCCAGATGGGTGAGACCGACGCTAATGTGGCCAAGTTCTTAAACAG aCTCAGCGACTATCTCTTCACATTAGCCAGATATGTGGCCATGAAAGAGGggaatcaggaaaaaatatacaagaaaaatgaCCCGTCGGCCTGA